A single window of Ptychodera flava strain L36383 unplaced genomic scaffold, AS_Pfla_20210202 Scaffold_70__1_contigs__length_633064_pilon, whole genome shotgun sequence DNA harbors:
- the LOC139128799 gene encoding uncharacterized protein, translated as MQSKEDTSKLVQSERRVRCPRSFSESFLDPFELSIDISEPEVNSSDSDDDDDDDDDDEDYEPSFDMSILIDGVEFFPALSDDEVVEDGGTYDDDEEIEDDIDDIQLPGLRRVLTEEDGARLLDDRTCLVFLEQLIILGKQSIRRICAVKSCNGEISPTSSFVGSALYLKWGMDEWIHQGSVPNTVHTQ; from the exons ATGCAATCTAAAGAAGACACATCCAAGCTTGTTCAAAGTGAACG tcgTGTGAGATGTCCTAGAAGTTTTTCAGAGTCATTCTTGGACCCATTTGA ATTGAGCATTGACATATCTGAGCCTGAAGTGAATTCAAgtgatagtgatgatgatgatgatgatgatgatgatgatgaggactATGAGCCAAGTTTTGATATGTCTATTTT GATTGATGGTGTAGAATTTTTTCCTGCCTTGAGTGATGATGAAGTTGTAGAAGATGGTGGTACATACGATGACGATGAAGAAATCGAAGATGACATAGATGATATACAACTGCCAGGTCTACGAAGAGTTCTCACCGAGGAAGATGGAGCACGCCTTCTTGATGACAGAACATGTCTTGTGTTCCTGGAACAACTCATTATCTTAGGCAAACAAAGTATTCGCCGTATCTGTGCCGTCAAATCGTGTAATGGTGAGATTTCACCTACTTCATCGTTTGTTGGCTCAGCTTTGTATTTAAAGTGG GGGATGGACGAATGGATTCACCAGGGTTCTGTGCCCAATACTGTTCATACACAATGA